One part of the Prionailurus bengalensis isolate Pbe53 chromosome B2, Fcat_Pben_1.1_paternal_pri, whole genome shotgun sequence genome encodes these proteins:
- the STX11 gene encoding syntaxin-11 has protein sequence MKDRLAELLEVTKNYDQQFPDEDDEFDPLREDIVFETDHILQSLYGNIQDLQDENQQLMTDVKRLGKQNARFLTSMRRLSSIKRDTNTIAKDIKARGENIHRKLCAMKALSEEAEAQHGAHSAVARIARAQYSALMRTFQRAMYEYNQAEMKQRDNCKIRIQRQLEIMGKDVSGDQIEDMFEQGKWDVFSENLLADVKGARAALNEIESRHRELLRLENRIRDVHELFLQMAVLVEEQADTLNVIELNVQKTVDYTGQAKVQVRKAVQHTKKKPCRTVCCFCCPCLN, from the coding sequence ATGAAGGACCGGCTGGCCGAACTTCTGGAGGTAACCAAGAACTATGACCAGCAGTTCCCAGACGAGGACGACGAATTTGACCCGCTCCGTGAGGACATCGTGTTCGAGACGGACCACATCCTGCAGTCCTTGTACGGAAACATCCAGGACCTTCAGGATGAAAACCAGCAGCTGATGACCGACGTGAAGCGGCTGGGGAAGCAGAACGCCCGCTTCCTCACGTCCATGCGGCGTCTCAGCAGCATCAAGCGGGACACCAACACGATCGCCAAGGACATCAAGGCGCGGGGCGAGAACATCCACCGCAAGCTGTGCGCGATGAAGGCACTGAGCGAGGAGGCCGAGGCCCAGCACGGCGCGCACTCGGCGGTGGCGCGCATCGCGCGCGCGCAGTACAGCGCCCTCATGCGCACCTTCCAGCGCGCCATGTACGAGTACAACCAGGCCGAGATGAAGCAGCGCGACAACTGCAAGATCCGCATCCAGCGCCAGCTGGAGATCATGGGCAAGGACGTCTCCGGCGACCAGATCGAGGACATGTTCGAGCAGGGCAAGTGGGACGTGTTCTCCGAGAACTTGCTGGCCGACGTGAAGGGCGCGCGGGCGGCCCTCAACGAGATCGAGAGCCGCCACCGCGAGCTGCTGCGGCTGGAGAACCGCATCCGTGACGTGCACGAGCTCTTCTTGCAGATGGCGGTGCTGGTGGAAGAGCAGGCCGACACGCTGAACGTCATCGAGCTCAACGTGCAGAAGACCGTCGACTACACCGGCCAGGCCAAGGTGCAGGTGCGCAAAGCCGTGCAGCACACCAAGAAAAAGCCCTGCCGGACCGTCTGCTGCTTCTGCTGCCCCTGCCTCAACTAG